One genomic window of Acidimicrobiales bacterium includes the following:
- a CDS encoding type II toxin-antitoxin system VapC family toxin produces the protein MPLVYFDSSALVKLVVEEAGSDLAADMWDGCDAALSSRLAYPEVRAALAAAGRNHDLDEDDLATAEAAWEEYWTATRPVELSPIVERRAGELARRHALRGADAVHLASAIAIGDPELVVAVWDQRLHAGARSARLRVAPLELSS, from the coding sequence GTGCCGCTCGTCTACTTCGATTCAAGCGCCTTGGTGAAGCTTGTGGTCGAGGAAGCCGGCAGCGACTTGGCGGCTGATATGTGGGACGGTTGCGACGCCGCCCTTTCCAGCCGCCTCGCCTATCCCGAGGTTCGGGCAGCACTCGCGGCCGCTGGTCGCAACCATGACCTCGACGAGGACGACCTAGCCACAGCCGAAGCGGCCTGGGAGGAATACTGGACGGCTACCCGGCCGGTCGAGCTGTCCCCAATAGTTGAGCGTCGGGCCGGGGAGTTGGCCCGCCGCCACGCACTGAGAGGGGCCGACGCTGTGCACCTCGCAAGTGCGATAGCCATTGGGGATCCCGAACTGGTCGTCGCCGTGTGGGACCAGCGACTTCACGCCGGTGCGCGCTCAGCACGTCTTCGCGTGGCGCCCCTCGAACTGAGCTCGTAG
- a CDS encoding WhiB family transcriptional regulator — translation MFAIDTIHSLNEETEDRTDGWADEWADASCRDETGSLTELFFSDQIPDIIRAKGLCATCPLVDPCLSGALDRREPWGVWGGQLFLNGKILAQKRRRGRPPKNPTPGIQLTA, via the coding sequence ATGTTCGCCATCGACACAATCCATAGTCTCAACGAAGAGACAGAGGATCGGACCGACGGGTGGGCCGACGAATGGGCCGACGCGAGCTGCCGTGACGAGACGGGAAGCCTGACCGAGCTGTTCTTCTCCGATCAGATCCCTGACATCATCCGGGCGAAGGGACTTTGCGCTACTTGCCCGCTGGTGGACCCCTGCCTCAGTGGTGCCCTCGATCGTCGGGAGCCTTGGGGAGTGTGGGGAGGCCAGCTGTTCCTGAACGGCAAGATCCTCGCCCAGAAGCGCCGGCGAGGCCGGCCGCCCAAGAACCCCACGCCGGGGATTCAGCTCACCGCGTAG
- a CDS encoding Dyp-type peroxidase has product MEAPEPQEVLAPITEAAIFLVLTMEPGSQTEVRNVLADVGGLTRAVGFRSPENGLVCIVGIGARVWDELYGPARPAGLHPFIPLVGAKHTAVSTPGDLLFHIRARRFDLCFELAQRIAQRLSGLARVIDEVHGFRSFDLRDILGFVDGTENPSGGPAVEAVRIGDEEPDFRGGSYVIVQKYLHDLKSWDALPVEEQERVFGRTKLSDIEMSDDVKPSNSHVALNTIVDEDGTEHQIVRFNMPFGRVGAEEFGTYFIGYARTPRVIEQMLENMFIGRPEGNYDRVLDFSTAVTGNLFFVPTADLLENPPDSSGSVVEVTVPVSDATGYTEGSLRIGGLKGARS; this is encoded by the coding sequence ATGGAAGCGCCCGAGCCCCAAGAGGTCCTCGCACCCATCACCGAGGCTGCGATTTTCCTCGTACTGACCATGGAACCCGGTTCGCAGACCGAAGTCCGGAATGTCCTCGCAGATGTCGGCGGTTTGACCCGGGCGGTGGGGTTTCGCTCTCCGGAGAACGGCCTGGTGTGCATAGTCGGCATCGGAGCGAGGGTCTGGGACGAACTCTACGGCCCGGCGCGCCCTGCGGGTCTCCACCCGTTCATCCCTCTCGTCGGCGCCAAGCACACCGCGGTGTCGACCCCCGGCGATTTGCTCTTCCACATCAGGGCGCGCCGTTTCGACCTGTGCTTTGAGTTGGCGCAGCGGATCGCACAACGACTGTCCGGACTCGCACGGGTGATAGATGAGGTGCATGGGTTCCGGTCCTTTGACCTTCGGGACATCCTGGGATTTGTCGACGGCACCGAGAACCCATCCGGCGGCCCGGCTGTCGAGGCGGTCCGAATCGGCGACGAGGAACCTGACTTTCGAGGCGGCAGTTACGTAATCGTGCAGAAGTATCTCCACGACCTGAAGTCATGGGATGCGCTCCCTGTCGAGGAGCAAGAACGGGTATTCGGAAGGACAAAGCTCTCGGACATCGAGATGTCCGACGACGTCAAGCCTTCGAACTCGCACGTTGCGCTCAACACGATCGTGGATGAAGACGGCACCGAGCACCAGATCGTTCGTTTCAACATGCCATTCGGCCGAGTCGGCGCCGAAGAATTCGGCACCTACTTCATCGGGTACGCCCGCACACCTCGTGTGATCGAGCAGATGCTGGAGAACATGTTCATCGGGCGCCCCGAAGGCAACTACGACCGTGTCCTGGATTTCTCGACTGCTGTTACCGGCAACCTCTTCTTCGTACCCACAGCCGACCTGCTCGAGAATCCCCCTGACTCGTCGGGCTCCGTCGTAGAAGTCACCGTTCCCGTGTCCGACGCGACCGGCTACACGGAAGGCTCTCTGAGAATCGGCGGTCTTAAAGGAGCAAGATCTTGA
- a CDS encoding phenylalanine 4-monooxygenase — translation MTAERDHDRGVIPSRYSPVRKGPGGKVTVELAGDHPGVTDPDYRARRDELAALAASWLPGQPIPTPEYTDVEHSVWAEVSAALEELHERHACTAYLEGKDDLRLPSERVPQLSEVTALLEPLAAFRYHPVAGLAPLRDFYGSFAGGVFWSTQYLRHPSVPLYTPEPDVIHEVIGHANQLAGPGYADLYRMVGAAVERTRSEHALKFLSHVFWYTMEFGVVYEGSELKAFGAGILSSVGETAAFSEADVRPVDFLAMGNALYDITRFQPVIYAWSSPGELEEGLGRFLESYDDSTPARLVRQAS, via the coding sequence GTGACGGCCGAACGGGACCATGATCGGGGTGTGATCCCGAGCCGGTACTCACCGGTCCGCAAAGGCCCTGGCGGCAAGGTCACCGTCGAGCTTGCGGGCGACCATCCCGGCGTCACCGACCCCGACTACCGAGCCCGCCGCGACGAGCTCGCCGCGCTGGCCGCCTCGTGGCTGCCGGGGCAGCCGATCCCGACCCCCGAGTACACCGACGTCGAGCACTCGGTGTGGGCGGAGGTCAGCGCAGCGCTGGAGGAGCTGCACGAACGCCACGCGTGCACGGCTTACCTCGAAGGCAAGGACGACCTGCGGCTGCCGTCGGAACGGGTGCCGCAGCTGAGCGAGGTGACCGCCCTGCTCGAACCGCTGGCCGCCTTCCGGTATCACCCGGTCGCGGGACTGGCTCCGCTTCGCGACTTCTACGGGTCGTTCGCCGGCGGCGTGTTCTGGTCGACGCAATACCTGCGCCACCCGTCGGTGCCTCTCTACACGCCAGAGCCGGATGTCATCCACGAGGTGATCGGCCACGCCAACCAGCTCGCAGGTCCGGGGTACGCCGATCTGTACCGCATGGTTGGCGCGGCGGTGGAGCGGACCCGGAGCGAGCACGCGCTCAAGTTCCTGTCGCACGTGTTCTGGTACACGATGGAGTTCGGCGTGGTGTACGAAGGTTCCGAACTGAAGGCGTTCGGTGCCGGGATCCTGTCGTCGGTGGGGGAGACGGCGGCCTTTTCCGAGGCGGATGTCCGGCCGGTGGACTTCCTCGCGATGGGCAACGCTCTCTACGACATCACCCGTTTCCAGCCGGTGATCTACGCGTGGTCGTCGCCGGGGGAGCTGGAGGAGGGGCTGGGTCGTTTTCTGGAGAGCTACGACGATTCGACGCCGGCGAGGCTGGTCCGCCAGGCGAGCTAG
- a CDS encoding sugar phosphate isomerase/epimerase, with the protein MVDAAGEAGFSSVGIGAELVDERAATEISSRAQRCHELMALVVSNNGPATIASAELLASKAASVGAPWVLTVFAAAMNNDTMTTIRRCAEMFADAGARMAVEFSPLGSVTSIRDGLDIVTALGGDLAGLLIDTWHFFSGDSTWEDLEHVPLELLAYVQFADALPAISDDGMDETMNRRTMPGDGIFDLERFASALLDRGWAGLVTVEVLNRDLAVMPVSDFARMAYESTSRYWL; encoded by the coding sequence GTGGTTGATGCGGCCGGCGAAGCCGGATTCTCTAGCGTCGGCATCGGTGCAGAGCTGGTCGACGAACGCGCCGCCACGGAGATCTCGTCCCGAGCGCAACGTTGCCACGAGCTGATGGCTCTCGTCGTCAGCAACAACGGACCGGCCACGATCGCGTCCGCTGAACTGCTTGCAAGCAAGGCAGCGTCCGTCGGAGCGCCGTGGGTGCTAACCGTGTTCGCCGCGGCGATGAACAACGACACCATGACAACCATCAGGCGCTGCGCCGAGATGTTTGCCGACGCCGGCGCACGAATGGCAGTTGAATTCAGCCCTCTTGGATCGGTGACATCGATCCGGGATGGTCTGGACATCGTCACTGCGCTCGGCGGGGACCTAGCAGGACTCCTCATCGACACGTGGCACTTTTTCTCCGGAGACAGCACGTGGGAGGACCTGGAGCACGTGCCATTGGAACTGCTCGCCTACGTCCAGTTCGCCGACGCGTTGCCTGCCATTTCTGATGACGGCATGGACGAGACCATGAACCGCCGAACCATGCCCGGCGATGGAATCTTCGACCTCGAACGGTTCGCGTCGGCGCTCCTCGACCGCGGGTGGGCGGGCCTCGTCACCGTTGAGGTTCTCAATCGCGACCTTGCCGTGATGCCGGTGAGCGATTTTGCCCGCATGGCATACGAATCGACGTCGCGGTACTGGCTGTAA
- a CDS encoding type II toxin-antitoxin system PemK/MazF family toxin: MDRGEIYLGPFLYSDLAGSKRRPVCVVSAPAYNAGPDVVVCMITSGARLTSPRLGDVVVRDWQGAGLLRPSVVRVGRLQVIEQRLLSSRRGALAAADLAAVDQALREVLGMP; encoded by the coding sequence TTGGATCGCGGCGAGATCTACCTCGGTCCCTTCCTCTATTCCGATCTGGCGGGCTCGAAACGACGGCCAGTGTGCGTGGTGTCAGCACCGGCCTACAACGCGGGGCCAGACGTCGTCGTGTGCATGATCACCAGCGGAGCACGGTTGACATCGCCGCGGCTTGGCGATGTGGTCGTACGGGATTGGCAAGGAGCGGGCCTCCTAAGGCCCTCAGTCGTCCGGGTCGGTCGTCTTCAAGTGATCGAACAGCGCCTCCTTTCGAGCAGACGCGGGGCGCTTGCTGCTGCTGACCTTGCCGCCGTTGACCAAGCGCTCAGAGAAGTACTCGGCATGCCGTGA
- a CDS encoding DUF523 domain-containing protein: MRAGGESVSSGGETILVSACLLGVECNHRGEGRSAPAVEALAAGARLIPICPEVVGGLPTPRPAAEVGADRRVRTAAGEDVTEFYERGARHAVQVAIAAGVKRAVLKARSPSCGCHQIYDGTHRHVLVDGEGLTAAALREAGVQVVSEEDL; this comes from the coding sequence GTGCGAGCCGGCGGGGAATCGGTGAGTTCGGGAGGGGAGACCATCCTGGTTTCGGCCTGCCTCCTCGGCGTGGAATGCAACCACCGAGGAGAAGGGCGTTCGGCGCCGGCGGTAGAAGCGCTTGCCGCCGGCGCCCGCCTCATCCCGATCTGCCCGGAGGTCGTTGGGGGGCTTCCGACGCCGCGGCCTGCCGCGGAAGTAGGCGCCGATCGCCGCGTCCGAACCGCAGCCGGCGAGGACGTGACCGAGTTCTACGAGCGAGGAGCCCGCCACGCGGTCCAAGTCGCGATCGCCGCCGGCGTGAAGCGAGCGGTCCTGAAGGCGCGATCGCCGTCCTGTGGTTGCCATCAGATCTACGACGGCACCCATCGCCATGTTCTTGTCGACGGCGAGGGCCTGACCGCAGCGGCGCTGCGCGAGGCCGGCGTTCAGGTGGTGTCCGAAGAAGACCTCTAG
- a CDS encoding inositol monophosphatase, producing the protein MPRRPEQVLDVLHDVVTAVAASLKGLDDWGLAGTRDGQYRSDLVADRAALEVIGAAGFGALSEESGFHDRDREILVVLDPVDGSTNASRDVPWWATSACAVDSEGPVAAVVANQAIGRRFEAIRGGGARLDGQTITPTNCETMGEAIVALSGYSHRWLGWSQYRVLGAAALDLCAVACGQIDAFIDCAFHALAPWDYLGGVLVCRESGAQVVDAFGEDLLLLEYGPRRTPVAAATPGLLEEAVAARLGLEHLAPNLSPDK; encoded by the coding sequence GTGCCCCGCCGTCCCGAACAGGTGCTGGATGTTCTCCATGATGTAGTCACCGCGGTTGCGGCGAGCCTCAAGGGACTCGACGATTGGGGCCTCGCCGGCACCCGGGACGGTCAGTACCGCAGCGACCTGGTCGCCGACCGGGCGGCCCTCGAGGTCATAGGCGCCGCGGGGTTCGGCGCGCTGTCGGAGGAGTCAGGTTTTCACGACCGGGACCGGGAGATCCTTGTGGTGCTCGACCCGGTCGACGGCTCCACCAACGCTTCCCGGGACGTGCCCTGGTGGGCGACCAGCGCATGTGCGGTCGATTCCGAGGGTCCTGTCGCAGCGGTGGTCGCCAATCAGGCGATCGGCCGGCGCTTCGAGGCGATCCGGGGCGGCGGCGCCCGGCTCGACGGCCAAACGATTACTCCCACTAATTGCGAGACGATGGGCGAGGCGATCGTCGCCCTCTCCGGTTACTCCCACCGCTGGCTCGGCTGGTCGCAGTACCGGGTGCTGGGGGCGGCGGCGCTGGATCTGTGCGCGGTGGCGTGCGGGCAGATCGACGCGTTCATCGATTGCGCCTTCCACGCGCTGGCTCCCTGGGACTACCTCGGGGGCGTGCTGGTCTGCCGCGAGTCGGGCGCGCAGGTCGTCGACGCCTTCGGCGAGGATCTACTGCTCCTCGAGTACGGACCTCGGCGGACACCCGTGGCCGCGGCAACCCCGGGGTTGCTGGAAGAGGCGGTCGCCGCCCGGCTCGGACTCGAGCATCTTGCACCGAACCTGAGCCCTGACAAATAA
- a CDS encoding ScyD/ScyE family protein, whose amino-acid sequence MISRWPRAIPIAATMSLIGLTIISGASVTASAASKFTVVASGLDNPRGLAIGDEGKIFVAEAGTGGPNCISPGPGNSLCPGLTSAISVISRNGNHHRVVSGFISISDPGGIGATGLDGVSVDPNGGLYGIITSCPQQVAQIPAGSFPDPLTDAFEAQAGQEIKVTSHGKFDTVAPVGRVDWEWAQDHVSLVPDQFPDCNPYGILAQKNGQWVVDAASNTIDHVENGRVDVEKFVPNPQSSDAVPTCIAQGPDGALYVSQLTGGGNPAGSSNVWRFDPRSEDLDVWASGLTAVTGCGFGPNGQFYATEFSQQPFENFAPSTGALVRVPPHSSSPVVVADGLSFPNGFAASGNSIYVSNWSVCPGSPPQHGPCASHPGEVVRITVNKQQGNEDDDD is encoded by the coding sequence ATGATCAGCAGATGGCCGCGCGCCATTCCCATCGCCGCGACGATGAGTTTGATCGGGCTCACTATTATTAGTGGAGCGTCCGTGACTGCCTCCGCTGCGTCAAAGTTCACTGTCGTCGCGAGTGGTCTTGACAACCCTCGCGGTCTAGCGATCGGAGACGAGGGGAAGATCTTCGTCGCTGAGGCCGGCACAGGTGGACCGAACTGCATATCTCCAGGACCGGGCAACTCATTGTGCCCCGGACTGACCAGCGCCATCAGCGTCATAAGCAGGAATGGCAACCATCACCGCGTCGTGTCCGGCTTCATCTCGATATCTGATCCCGGCGGGATAGGAGCCACCGGGCTCGACGGAGTGTCGGTCGATCCGAACGGTGGCTTGTACGGCATCATCACATCGTGTCCTCAGCAGGTTGCCCAGATCCCTGCCGGATCCTTCCCCGACCCCCTCACTGATGCCTTCGAAGCTCAAGCCGGGCAAGAGATCAAGGTGACCAGTCACGGCAAGTTCGACACCGTTGCACCGGTCGGAAGAGTCGACTGGGAATGGGCCCAGGACCACGTCAGCCTGGTTCCCGATCAGTTCCCCGACTGCAACCCCTACGGCATACTGGCCCAGAAGAACGGTCAGTGGGTTGTCGACGCTGCTTCCAACACGATTGACCACGTCGAGAACGGCCGGGTCGACGTCGAGAAGTTCGTGCCCAACCCGCAATCGTCGGATGCAGTACCGACCTGCATCGCCCAGGGTCCAGACGGTGCGCTGTACGTGAGCCAACTGACCGGAGGAGGGAACCCTGCGGGATCGTCGAACGTGTGGAGATTCGATCCTCGAAGCGAGGACCTTGACGTTTGGGCGTCGGGACTGACTGCGGTGACCGGTTGTGGTTTCGGTCCCAATGGACAGTTCTACGCCACCGAGTTCTCCCAGCAGCCGTTCGAGAACTTCGCGCCATCGACTGGTGCTCTAGTCCGCGTCCCACCCCATAGCTCGTCCCCGGTCGTGGTCGCGGATGGTCTCAGCTTCCCCAACGGGTTTGCAGCGAGCGGCAACTCGATCTACGTCTCGAACTGGAGTGTCTGTCCCGGTTCGCCTCCGCAACACGGGCCCTGCGCGAGCCACCCCGGAGAGGTCGTAAGGATCACCGTCAACAAGCAGCAGGGCAACGAGGACGACGACGACTAA
- a CDS encoding Lrp/AsnC family transcriptional regulator, whose amino-acid sequence MMQPYELDAVDERLIAALALFPRAGMLQLAREVGVARNTAQARFDRLVEAGVITGFGPDLDLRRLGFGVSAYVSLEIAQGRGPAVDEHLQAIPEVVEAYMTTGPSDLLCRVVARDNDHLGQVINLILEVPGVVRTTTSLILATRVARRERHVIHAD is encoded by the coding sequence ATGATGCAGCCATACGAGCTGGATGCGGTAGACGAGCGGTTGATCGCGGCGCTTGCCCTTTTTCCGAGGGCGGGGATGCTGCAGCTCGCCCGTGAGGTCGGCGTCGCCCGGAACACCGCTCAGGCCCGCTTCGACCGTCTCGTCGAGGCCGGCGTGATCACCGGTTTCGGTCCCGACCTCGACCTTCGGCGGCTCGGGTTCGGGGTGTCCGCCTACGTGAGCCTCGAGATCGCCCAGGGGCGGGGGCCCGCCGTCGACGAGCACCTGCAGGCGATCCCCGAAGTGGTGGAGGCGTACATGACCACCGGCCCGTCCGACCTGCTGTGCCGGGTGGTCGCCCGGGACAACGACCACCTCGGCCAGGTCATAAACCTCATCCTCGAGGTGCCCGGCGTCGTCCGCACCACGACCTCGCTCATCCTCGCCACCCGGGTGGCCCGGCGGGAGCGGCACGTGATCCATGCTGATTGA
- a CDS encoding family 1 encapsulin nanocompartment shell protein, with the protein MNHLLRSLAPISDEGWGLLDDEAKQRSMVGLAARKLVDFSGPLGWEHSAVNLGRATPLTSSPADGVAAKQRRVLPLVELRADFDVAFSEIQDIDRGARDVDLAALDRAARQIAVAENKAVFHGWQDVMKGIADSSPHQASPLGKSGEAYPARVAGAVQLLLQSGVGGPYGLALGPDQYRLVAETAEHGGYPLFEHLAKILDGPIVWSPGVNGAVVVSLRGGDFRLESGQDLSLGYDSHDGTRVNLYLEESFTFYVVTPEAAVLLPA; encoded by the coding sequence TTGAACCACTTACTACGTTCCCTGGCGCCCATAAGCGACGAGGGCTGGGGCCTCCTCGACGACGAAGCCAAACAACGCTCAATGGTCGGACTAGCCGCACGTAAGTTGGTCGACTTCTCAGGGCCACTCGGTTGGGAGCACTCGGCAGTCAACCTGGGGCGGGCTACTCCTTTGACCTCCTCACCTGCCGACGGCGTCGCTGCAAAGCAACGAAGGGTCCTTCCCCTAGTCGAGCTCAGAGCCGACTTCGACGTCGCTTTTTCCGAGATCCAGGACATTGACCGCGGGGCTCGAGACGTCGACCTCGCCGCTCTGGATCGTGCAGCGCGACAGATCGCAGTTGCAGAAAACAAGGCGGTCTTCCACGGATGGCAAGACGTCATGAAGGGCATCGCCGACTCTTCACCCCACCAGGCCAGCCCGTTGGGAAAGAGCGGAGAGGCCTATCCCGCACGCGTCGCGGGTGCGGTGCAGCTGTTGCTCCAAAGTGGCGTCGGCGGACCCTATGGTCTCGCGCTTGGCCCCGACCAGTACCGCTTGGTAGCCGAAACAGCCGAGCATGGCGGGTACCCGTTGTTCGAGCATCTCGCCAAGATCCTCGACGGCCCGATCGTCTGGTCCCCCGGCGTCAACGGGGCAGTCGTAGTAAGCCTTCGTGGCGGCGACTTCAGACTCGAATCAGGCCAGGATCTCTCTCTTGGCTACGACTCGCACGATGGCACACGCGTGAATCTCTACCTGGAGGAGAGTTTCACCTTTTACGTCGTGACGCCGGAGGCAGCGGTTCTCCTGCCGGCGTAG